Proteins from a single region of Thermodesulfobacteriota bacterium:
- a CDS encoding ATP-binding protein yields the protein MSIFWKQFISSFLIIVLVLFIFTFLIIGELNKYDKSLTKERLLTAANLSTEVLVPTLRNPDIDRVQSVVSNLGEKTGVRITVIDAKGIVLGDSTKNPREMENHSARPEIVQAYNNQIGESTRYSSTLQKEMFYVAVPYSSNNGQAPTVIRTALPLSIIEQALIPLESKVIYMGIGMTLLALILSLLVSRTTTRSLSGIINISEELAKGNLNVDIPVSESKGEIPKITKALNHMTQKLNEVFKQLSYEKNQLEAVLSAMSEGVMVVSAKGNIVIINDALTKMFNLVDKPVQKPFWEVLRNREVITLIESVLEEWQPDTKEIFYIYPEERYYLANVIPLDSPEKEVIVVMFDITEFKRLENIKADFIANVSHELRTPLTAIKGYTETLEEDAFESPQDQKHFLRIIKRHADRLINIVSDLLVLSEVEGRDALSNENEGGDFEDVNVNEVIRSSLDALKSKASEKGLKVEFKSPTSSQIITANRFLLEQMFINLIDNAVKYTPELGEVGIELYPSHDELRIEIYDTGIGIPKESLPRIFERFYRVDKTRSRKMGGTGLGLSIVKHIVIIHAGKIDVQSEEGKGSRFIITLPKKV from the coding sequence TATTAGTCCTTTTTATATTTACCTTCCTTATAATCGGCGAGCTTAACAAGTACGACAAATCTCTTACCAAAGAAAGGCTGCTTACGGCAGCAAATCTTAGCACTGAAGTTTTAGTTCCTACACTTAGAAACCCAGACATTGATAGAGTGCAGAGTGTTGTCTCTAACCTCGGTGAAAAAACTGGCGTAAGGATCACTGTAATTGACGCCAAGGGAATTGTGCTTGGGGATTCGACTAAAAATCCAAGAGAGATGGAAAATCACTCTGCAAGGCCTGAGATAGTTCAGGCATATAATAATCAGATCGGAGAAAGTACACGCTATAGCTCAACACTTCAAAAGGAAATGTTCTATGTCGCTGTTCCCTACTCATCAAATAATGGGCAAGCACCTACTGTGATAAGAACAGCACTACCTCTTAGTATAATCGAGCAAGCCTTAATACCACTTGAGTCAAAAGTCATATATATGGGCATAGGGATGACACTTCTCGCACTAATTTTATCTCTATTGGTGTCGAGAACTACAACTAGATCTCTTTCGGGAATTATTAACATCTCAGAAGAACTCGCTAAGGGAAACTTGAATGTAGATATACCAGTGTCTGAAAGTAAGGGTGAGATACCTAAGATAACAAAAGCTCTAAACCACATGACTCAAAAGCTAAATGAAGTGTTTAAACAACTCTCTTATGAAAAAAACCAGCTTGAGGCAGTACTAAGTGCTATGAGTGAGGGCGTAATGGTGGTATCGGCAAAGGGAAACATAGTTATAATAAATGATGCCTTAACTAAAATGTTCAATCTTGTGGATAAACCAGTCCAAAAGCCATTCTGGGAAGTACTAAGAAACAGGGAAGTCATAACGCTTATTGAAAGCGTTCTTGAGGAGTGGCAGCCTGACACAAAAGAAATCTTCTATATATATCCTGAGGAAAGATATTATCTTGCAAACGTTATACCGCTTGATTCGCCAGAGAAGGAAGTGATCGTAGTGATGTTTGATATAACAGAATTTAAAAGGCTTGAGAATATTAAGGCTGATTTTATAGCCAACGTATCGCATGAGTTAAGAACTCCGCTTACTGCGATTAAAGGGTATACCGAGACATTGGAAGAAGACGCCTTTGAGAGCCCTCAAGACCAAAAGCATTTTTTAAGAATTATAAAAAGACACGCCGACAGATTAATCAATATTGTGTCTGATCTATTGGTGTTATCAGAAGTAGAAGGTCGTGATGCGCTGTCTAATGAAAACGAGGGCGGAGACTTTGAAGATGTTAACGTAAATGAAGTAATAAGGTCATCTCTGGACGCCCTTAAATCAAAAGCCTCTGAAAAGGGACTTAAAGTGGAGTTCAAATCCCCAACTAGTAGTCAAATCATAACAGCAAATAGATTCTTACTTGAGCAAATGTTTATAAACTTAATAGATAATGCTGTTAAATATACCCCAGAGCTTGGCGAGGTTGGGATAGAGCTTTACCCTTCTCATGATGAACTTAGAATAGAGATTTACGATACTGGGATCGGTATACCCAAAGAGAGTCTTCCTAGAATATTTGAAAGGTTCTACAGGGTCGACAAAACCAGGAGCCGAAAAATGGGAGGAACCGGTCTTGGGCTTAGTATTGTAAAACACATTGTAATAATCCACGCTGGAAAAATAGATGTACAAAGTGAGGAAGGCAAAGGAAGCAGGTTTATTATAACCCTGCCCAAAAAAGTTTAG